CAACGTGAAAATATAGAGTATGAGTTCGGCTACTAGCATTCCGCTCGAGGCAACCTCACGTAAAAATTGGTCCTCAATTTTCGGGTGAAATAACAACATCGAATACATAAAAAAGACCATAACCGAAAATACACTCGCCATAAAAAACGCAGCATAAATTCGCAAATTGCGAATGACATTACGGTAAGCGAACTGTTGAAAGGTCATTGACGTTTCCTCCAAGAAGGCTAAGCACATTCAAGATGCGTTGGAAAAAAGTTTGTCTCCGATCATCACTATAAATCTCGTTAAAAAACTCTCCATCTTTAATAAATATTACCCGGTCGCAGTGACTTGCGGCGATTGGATCATGCGTTACCATCACAATTGTCGTATTCTGCTCTTGGTTTATTTTCACAAGTAGCTCCATCACATCACGAGAAGCTTTCGAATCAAGGTTCCCTGTTGGTTCATCTGCAAGGATAAACGTCGGTTGGTGAATTAACGCACGTGCAATTGCTGTCCTCTGCGCTTGTCCACCGGATAATTCATTTGGACGTTTAGAGAGGATAGAAGTTAAATCGAGTTTTTCCTGCAGCTCTTCCACTCTTTTCTTCATAAAATCCACCGATTTTCCATCGAGCGTTAAAGGTAAGATGATATTTTCTTCCACCGTCAACATTTGAAGTAAATGAAAGTCTTGAAACACAAAGCCCAATTTTCTCCGCCGGAAAAGCGCTAACTCTTGTTTAGTCATTTCCTCTGGTTGTACTTGATCAAGCGTCACAGAGCCAAATGTTGGCGAGTCTATAGTGGAAATAATATTTAGAAGTGTGGTTTTGCCGCTACCGGACGGTCCCATGATTGCGACAAACTCCCCTTTTTCAATATCCAAGTTAAATTGATGAAGTGCACGATGGGTTACTTTCCCTTCGTACACTTTCGTAATTTCTTCAAGTTTCAGTATCGCCATCGATTGCACCTCCCTTTCCTTGGATAAAGAACTCATTAAACACAATCTTTACGCATGTTCCTTTCCCAACCTCCGATTGAATCGTAAAGGAATGTCCTAGCTTATCAGTTATCTCTTTGACAAGATACAATCCCATACCAGTACTTTCCCCAGTCTTCCGTCCATTTTCGCCTGTGAAAAATGCTTTCGTCACGCGAGGTAAGTCCGAAACAGGAATTCCAATTCCTTCATCACGAATTGACACATGCAGCTTTCCTTTCTCTATTTCCGTACGAACGTACACTTTTTTGTTTGAATCAAACGTATATTTAATTGCGTTCGTGATCAGCTGAGTGAACAAAAACGTTAGCCATTTTTGATCCGACGCGACGACTATTCCTTCCTCTACATCTACTACTGGGAAGGTTTGATGGGTAATGAATAACCGTTTGTGGTCTGAAATAACTTTTGTTAATAATGGTTTCAACTCAACTTGTTCAATTTGCATGTCATCTTCAAATGTATCAAGACGCGCATTCATCAAGACTGTCTCAAGCGCACGTTTCAAGCGGTCGATTTCTTCTTGCACACTTGCGCGATCAAGTTCTGCTTCTTGCAACAGAA
The Paenisporosarcina cavernae genome window above contains:
- a CDS encoding sensor histidine kinase produces the protein MYLRLFLREHISYVVFQLVMVLFILSLYWLDGFRNIDTAVYSIVISILLIAAFLAVRFMKRVSYYKKIMSKPSTMEAVLQRDANSPEQVEVDAFLQQLYKVYQSDVHALYSSQARHLQFMNQWVHQMKTPISVVELLLQEAELDRASVQEEIDRLKRALETVLMNARLDTFEDDMQIEQVELKPLLTKVISDHKRLFITHQTFPVVDVEEGIVVASDQKWLTFLFTQLITNAIKYTFDSNKKVYVRTEIEKGKLHVSIRDEGIGIPVSDLPRVTKAFFTGENGRKTGESTGMGLYLVKEITDKLGHSFTIQSEVGKGTCVKIVFNEFFIQGKGGAIDGDTET
- a CDS encoding ABC transporter ATP-binding protein — its product is MAILKLEEITKVYEGKVTHRALHQFNLDIEKGEFVAIMGPSGSGKTTLLNIISTIDSPTFGSVTLDQVQPEEMTKQELALFRRRKLGFVFQDFHLLQMLTVEENIILPLTLDGKSVDFMKKRVEELQEKLDLTSILSKRPNELSGGQAQRTAIARALIHQPTFILADEPTGNLDSKASRDVMELLVKINQEQNTTIVMVTHDPIAASHCDRVIFIKDGEFFNEIYSDDRRQTFFQRILNVLSLLGGNVNDLSTVRLP